One window from the genome of Musa acuminata AAA Group cultivar baxijiao chromosome BXJ1-4, Cavendish_Baxijiao_AAA, whole genome shotgun sequence encodes:
- the LOC135582227 gene encoding nuclear transport factor 2-like isoform X2: MALPTASPVSPLSPQVIGNAFVQQYYQILHQSPEMVHKFYQDSSIVNRPNSDGEMTSVTTMQAINEKIMSLDFRNCFTEIKTIDSQLSYQNGVLIVVTGSFIGQENVKSKFAQSFFLAPQENGGYFVLNDVFRFLSETQPREMNHFLSDGINDDALKAPLTSDTEQNLQEYHDVETLQTEEDGDNMEDVLNQSEDGGSGVEDEVVVDLPANASEIDSQTTHEVIASGAQDDVPKKSYASIVKVMKGSPSPALVHVTPKAKVAAEKPVVVSPTPATVPETSVPAINDVPEIKNNVEEEGHSIYIRNLSPNATAEKVEEEFKKFGPIKPGGVQVRSHKVERYCFGFVEFESLKSMQAAIEASPITIGGRQAIVQEKRTTTRVVNGVVTNSNSSSGGRGRFQLGRGAFRNDNFRGRGNFVSNMGFRRNEFRNRAEYSGRGWDPTSGGSNGYQPRAFQNGNGMVGRPRGPKPGVVSA, from the exons ATGGCATTGCCAACTGCATCTCCTGTTTCTCCTCTGAGTCCACAAGTG ATTGGTAATGCATTTGTTCAACAGTATTACCAAATTCTGCACCAATCACCAGAAATGGTTCACAAATTCTATCAGGATTCAAGCATTGTAAACCGCCcaaattctgatggagagatgacTTCAGTGACAACAATGCAA GCGATCAATGAGAAGATAATGTCGTTGGATTTCAGAAACTGTTTCACTGAGATAAAGACTATAGACTCACAACTGTCTTACCAGAACGGGGTGCTTATTGTAGTGACTGGGTCGTTTATTGGACAAGAAAATGTCAAGAGTAAATTTGCACAGTCATTCTTCCTTGCACCTCAAGAAAATGGAGGTTACTTTGTCCTGAATGATGTGTTCAGGTTTTTGAGTGAAACACAGCCAAGGGAAATGAACCATTTTTTGAGTGATGGCATAAATGATGATGCCCTCAAGGCTCCTCTAACTTCTGATACAG aaCAAAATTTGCAGGAGTATCATGATGTGGAAACTCTACAAACAGAGGAGGATGGTGACAATATGGAAGATGTACTCAACCAATCAGAGGATGGTGGTTCAGGTGTTGAAGATGAGGTTGTTGTGGATCTTCCAGCCAATGCAAGTGAAATTGATTCACAGACAACTCACGAAGTGATTGCTTCTGGGGCTCAAGATGATGTGCCTAAGAAGTCTTATGCATCAATT GTTAAAGTGATGAAAGGAAGCCCATCACCGGCACTGGTTCATGTGACTCCTAAGGCAAAGGTGGCTGCAGAGAAACCAGTGGTTGTTTCTCCAACACCAGCTACTGTCCCTGAAACATCTGTTCCTGCTATCAATGATGTCCCTGAGATCAAAAACAATGTTGAAG AGGAGGGTCATTCAATCTATATCAGGAATTTATCTCCGAATGCAACAGCCGAGAAGGTTGAGGAGGAATTTAAGAAATTTGGGCCTATTAAGCCCGGTGGCGTGCAAGTCAGGAGCCACAAG GTTGAGCGGTACTGTTTTGGTTTTGTTGAGTTTGAGTCGCTGAAATCCATGCAAGCAGCAATTGAG GCATCACCGATCACGATTGGAGGTCGTCAAGCTATTGTTCAGGAGAAGAGAACAACAACACGAG TTGTGAATGGTGTGGTCACCAatagcaacagcagcagcggTGGGCGAGGGCGCTTCCAGTTGGGAAGAGGTGCTTTCAGAAACGATAACTTCCGGGGACGTGGAAACTTTGTCTCCAATATGGGCTTTAGGAGGAATGAGTTCAGGAACCGGGCTGAGTACTCTGGACGTGGTTGGGACCCGACTTCCGGTGGGAGTAATGGTTATCAGCCGCGAGCCTTTCAGAATGGGAATGGCATGGTCGGCCGCCCTAGAGGACCCAAGCCAGGTGTTGTTTCAGCTTAG
- the LOC135582227 gene encoding nuclear transport factor 2-like isoform X1, translating to MALPTASPVSPLSPQVIGNAFVQQYYQILHQSPEMVHKFYQDSSIVNRPNSDGEMTSVTTMQAINEKIMSLDFRNCFTEIKTIDSQLSYQNGVLIVVTGSFIGQENVKSKFAQSFFLAPQENGGYFVLNDVFRFLSETQPREMNHFLSDGINDDALKAPLTSDTEQNLQEYHDVETLQTEEDGDNMEDVLNQSEDGGSGVEDEVVVDLPANASEIDSQTTHEVIASGAQDDVPKKSYASIVKVMKGSPSPALVHVTPKAKVAAEKPVVVSPTPATVPETSVPAINDVPEIKNNVEEEGHSIYIRNLSPNATAEKVEEEFKKFGPIKPGGVQVRSHKVERYCFGFVEFESLKSMQAAIEASPITIGGRQAIVQEKRTTTRAVVNGVVTNSNSSSGGRGRFQLGRGAFRNDNFRGRGNFVSNMGFRRNEFRNRAEYSGRGWDPTSGGSNGYQPRAFQNGNGMVGRPRGPKPGVVSA from the exons ATGGCATTGCCAACTGCATCTCCTGTTTCTCCTCTGAGTCCACAAGTG ATTGGTAATGCATTTGTTCAACAGTATTACCAAATTCTGCACCAATCACCAGAAATGGTTCACAAATTCTATCAGGATTCAAGCATTGTAAACCGCCcaaattctgatggagagatgacTTCAGTGACAACAATGCAA GCGATCAATGAGAAGATAATGTCGTTGGATTTCAGAAACTGTTTCACTGAGATAAAGACTATAGACTCACAACTGTCTTACCAGAACGGGGTGCTTATTGTAGTGACTGGGTCGTTTATTGGACAAGAAAATGTCAAGAGTAAATTTGCACAGTCATTCTTCCTTGCACCTCAAGAAAATGGAGGTTACTTTGTCCTGAATGATGTGTTCAGGTTTTTGAGTGAAACACAGCCAAGGGAAATGAACCATTTTTTGAGTGATGGCATAAATGATGATGCCCTCAAGGCTCCTCTAACTTCTGATACAG aaCAAAATTTGCAGGAGTATCATGATGTGGAAACTCTACAAACAGAGGAGGATGGTGACAATATGGAAGATGTACTCAACCAATCAGAGGATGGTGGTTCAGGTGTTGAAGATGAGGTTGTTGTGGATCTTCCAGCCAATGCAAGTGAAATTGATTCACAGACAACTCACGAAGTGATTGCTTCTGGGGCTCAAGATGATGTGCCTAAGAAGTCTTATGCATCAATT GTTAAAGTGATGAAAGGAAGCCCATCACCGGCACTGGTTCATGTGACTCCTAAGGCAAAGGTGGCTGCAGAGAAACCAGTGGTTGTTTCTCCAACACCAGCTACTGTCCCTGAAACATCTGTTCCTGCTATCAATGATGTCCCTGAGATCAAAAACAATGTTGAAG AGGAGGGTCATTCAATCTATATCAGGAATTTATCTCCGAATGCAACAGCCGAGAAGGTTGAGGAGGAATTTAAGAAATTTGGGCCTATTAAGCCCGGTGGCGTGCAAGTCAGGAGCCACAAG GTTGAGCGGTACTGTTTTGGTTTTGTTGAGTTTGAGTCGCTGAAATCCATGCAAGCAGCAATTGAG GCATCACCGATCACGATTGGAGGTCGTCAAGCTATTGTTCAGGAGAAGAGAACAACAACACGAG CAGTTGTGAATGGTGTGGTCACCAatagcaacagcagcagcggTGGGCGAGGGCGCTTCCAGTTGGGAAGAGGTGCTTTCAGAAACGATAACTTCCGGGGACGTGGAAACTTTGTCTCCAATATGGGCTTTAGGAGGAATGAGTTCAGGAACCGGGCTGAGTACTCTGGACGTGGTTGGGACCCGACTTCCGGTGGGAGTAATGGTTATCAGCCGCGAGCCTTTCAGAATGGGAATGGCATGGTCGGCCGCCCTAGAGGACCCAAGCCAGGTGTTGTTTCAGCTTAG
- the LOC135582227 gene encoding nuclear transport factor 2-like isoform X3 — translation MSWSCIGNAFVQQYYQILHQSPEMVHKFYQDSSIVNRPNSDGEMTSVTTMQAINEKIMSLDFRNCFTEIKTIDSQLSYQNGVLIVVTGSFIGQENVKSKFAQSFFLAPQENGGYFVLNDVFRFLSETQPREMNHFLSDGINDDALKAPLTSDTEQNLQEYHDVETLQTEEDGDNMEDVLNQSEDGGSGVEDEVVVDLPANASEIDSQTTHEVIASGAQDDVPKKSYASIVKVMKGSPSPALVHVTPKAKVAAEKPVVVSPTPATVPETSVPAINDVPEIKNNVEEEGHSIYIRNLSPNATAEKVEEEFKKFGPIKPGGVQVRSHKVERYCFGFVEFESLKSMQAAIEASPITIGGRQAIVQEKRTTTRAVVNGVVTNSNSSSGGRGRFQLGRGAFRNDNFRGRGNFVSNMGFRRNEFRNRAEYSGRGWDPTSGGSNGYQPRAFQNGNGMVGRPRGPKPGVVSA, via the exons ATGAGTTGGTCCTGT ATTGGTAATGCATTTGTTCAACAGTATTACCAAATTCTGCACCAATCACCAGAAATGGTTCACAAATTCTATCAGGATTCAAGCATTGTAAACCGCCcaaattctgatggagagatgacTTCAGTGACAACAATGCAA GCGATCAATGAGAAGATAATGTCGTTGGATTTCAGAAACTGTTTCACTGAGATAAAGACTATAGACTCACAACTGTCTTACCAGAACGGGGTGCTTATTGTAGTGACTGGGTCGTTTATTGGACAAGAAAATGTCAAGAGTAAATTTGCACAGTCATTCTTCCTTGCACCTCAAGAAAATGGAGGTTACTTTGTCCTGAATGATGTGTTCAGGTTTTTGAGTGAAACACAGCCAAGGGAAATGAACCATTTTTTGAGTGATGGCATAAATGATGATGCCCTCAAGGCTCCTCTAACTTCTGATACAG aaCAAAATTTGCAGGAGTATCATGATGTGGAAACTCTACAAACAGAGGAGGATGGTGACAATATGGAAGATGTACTCAACCAATCAGAGGATGGTGGTTCAGGTGTTGAAGATGAGGTTGTTGTGGATCTTCCAGCCAATGCAAGTGAAATTGATTCACAGACAACTCACGAAGTGATTGCTTCTGGGGCTCAAGATGATGTGCCTAAGAAGTCTTATGCATCAATT GTTAAAGTGATGAAAGGAAGCCCATCACCGGCACTGGTTCATGTGACTCCTAAGGCAAAGGTGGCTGCAGAGAAACCAGTGGTTGTTTCTCCAACACCAGCTACTGTCCCTGAAACATCTGTTCCTGCTATCAATGATGTCCCTGAGATCAAAAACAATGTTGAAG AGGAGGGTCATTCAATCTATATCAGGAATTTATCTCCGAATGCAACAGCCGAGAAGGTTGAGGAGGAATTTAAGAAATTTGGGCCTATTAAGCCCGGTGGCGTGCAAGTCAGGAGCCACAAG GTTGAGCGGTACTGTTTTGGTTTTGTTGAGTTTGAGTCGCTGAAATCCATGCAAGCAGCAATTGAG GCATCACCGATCACGATTGGAGGTCGTCAAGCTATTGTTCAGGAGAAGAGAACAACAACACGAG CAGTTGTGAATGGTGTGGTCACCAatagcaacagcagcagcggTGGGCGAGGGCGCTTCCAGTTGGGAAGAGGTGCTTTCAGAAACGATAACTTCCGGGGACGTGGAAACTTTGTCTCCAATATGGGCTTTAGGAGGAATGAGTTCAGGAACCGGGCTGAGTACTCTGGACGTGGTTGGGACCCGACTTCCGGTGGGAGTAATGGTTATCAGCCGCGAGCCTTTCAGAATGGGAATGGCATGGTCGGCCGCCCTAGAGGACCCAAGCCAGGTGTTGTTTCAGCTTAG
- the LOC135582227 gene encoding nuclear transport factor 2-like isoform X4: MVHKFYQDSSIVNRPNSDGEMTSVTTMQAINEKIMSLDFRNCFTEIKTIDSQLSYQNGVLIVVTGSFIGQENVKSKFAQSFFLAPQENGGYFVLNDVFRFLSETQPREMNHFLSDGINDDALKAPLTSDTEQNLQEYHDVETLQTEEDGDNMEDVLNQSEDGGSGVEDEVVVDLPANASEIDSQTTHEVIASGAQDDVPKKSYASIVKVMKGSPSPALVHVTPKAKVAAEKPVVVSPTPATVPETSVPAINDVPEIKNNVEEEGHSIYIRNLSPNATAEKVEEEFKKFGPIKPGGVQVRSHKVERYCFGFVEFESLKSMQAAIEASPITIGGRQAIVQEKRTTTRAVVNGVVTNSNSSSGGRGRFQLGRGAFRNDNFRGRGNFVSNMGFRRNEFRNRAEYSGRGWDPTSGGSNGYQPRAFQNGNGMVGRPRGPKPGVVSA; encoded by the exons ATGGTTCACAAATTCTATCAGGATTCAAGCATTGTAAACCGCCcaaattctgatggagagatgacTTCAGTGACAACAATGCAA GCGATCAATGAGAAGATAATGTCGTTGGATTTCAGAAACTGTTTCACTGAGATAAAGACTATAGACTCACAACTGTCTTACCAGAACGGGGTGCTTATTGTAGTGACTGGGTCGTTTATTGGACAAGAAAATGTCAAGAGTAAATTTGCACAGTCATTCTTCCTTGCACCTCAAGAAAATGGAGGTTACTTTGTCCTGAATGATGTGTTCAGGTTTTTGAGTGAAACACAGCCAAGGGAAATGAACCATTTTTTGAGTGATGGCATAAATGATGATGCCCTCAAGGCTCCTCTAACTTCTGATACAG aaCAAAATTTGCAGGAGTATCATGATGTGGAAACTCTACAAACAGAGGAGGATGGTGACAATATGGAAGATGTACTCAACCAATCAGAGGATGGTGGTTCAGGTGTTGAAGATGAGGTTGTTGTGGATCTTCCAGCCAATGCAAGTGAAATTGATTCACAGACAACTCACGAAGTGATTGCTTCTGGGGCTCAAGATGATGTGCCTAAGAAGTCTTATGCATCAATT GTTAAAGTGATGAAAGGAAGCCCATCACCGGCACTGGTTCATGTGACTCCTAAGGCAAAGGTGGCTGCAGAGAAACCAGTGGTTGTTTCTCCAACACCAGCTACTGTCCCTGAAACATCTGTTCCTGCTATCAATGATGTCCCTGAGATCAAAAACAATGTTGAAG AGGAGGGTCATTCAATCTATATCAGGAATTTATCTCCGAATGCAACAGCCGAGAAGGTTGAGGAGGAATTTAAGAAATTTGGGCCTATTAAGCCCGGTGGCGTGCAAGTCAGGAGCCACAAG GTTGAGCGGTACTGTTTTGGTTTTGTTGAGTTTGAGTCGCTGAAATCCATGCAAGCAGCAATTGAG GCATCACCGATCACGATTGGAGGTCGTCAAGCTATTGTTCAGGAGAAGAGAACAACAACACGAG CAGTTGTGAATGGTGTGGTCACCAatagcaacagcagcagcggTGGGCGAGGGCGCTTCCAGTTGGGAAGAGGTGCTTTCAGAAACGATAACTTCCGGGGACGTGGAAACTTTGTCTCCAATATGGGCTTTAGGAGGAATGAGTTCAGGAACCGGGCTGAGTACTCTGGACGTGGTTGGGACCCGACTTCCGGTGGGAGTAATGGTTATCAGCCGCGAGCCTTTCAGAATGGGAATGGCATGGTCGGCCGCCCTAGAGGACCCAAGCCAGGTGTTGTTTCAGCTTAG
- the LOC135640231 gene encoding uncharacterized protein LOC135640231 translates to MWMFKPFAGKEPASLEGRTIDVGNVKVHVRNAIAEGGFSCIYVATDVVQPSKQYALKHVICNDDDLLDLIMKEISVMKLLRGHPNVVALVAHTILDMGRRKEALLVMEFCEKSLATLLENRGSGYFEEKQVLLIFRDVCNAVHFMHSQSPPIAHRDLKAENVLLGPDGAWKLCDFGSTSTNHKCFDKPEEMGIEEDNIRKYTTPAYRAPEMWDLFRREVICEKVDIWALGCLLYRICFLKSAFDGESKLQVLNGNYRIPDVPKYSSALTDLIKDMLKASPNTRPGITQVWFRVNELLPLELKKHLPDGSSGAVEMHPPPSGSQDQGVPRKTTLMPRRGLASVPSSRESDKEMRQTKPFQDAPKTGRGALGAFWSTEHAKDSAVVDNKDPHFDEPIKQSASTQNRNTSVCKVSPPRERHVYLRNQVRIEQADPVKRPDERTGEDFEIKFFREMKQSSNPEKKPAFENETFNTFVADFGTGKLNSKNITGDNIPHKRELEAEVDQLKGQLKQANLEKTEITSRYEKLSAVCRSQRQEIQELKHALAAASPSPPGKDSTKNHEHPGSLQSITPPRMKIEGTVWELQQGMMHPSPSPRPETKTWNAFGATNGHQNVMSAVNPSTDLWGFNLGSFTASSGSQISGNSAQGNASMRTNSGATKKADANQPAGWAGF, encoded by the exons ATGTGGATGTTTAAGCCATTTGCTGGCAAGGAACCTGCCAGCCTTGAAGGCCGAACGATCGATGTTGGTAATGTAAAGGTTCATGTTCGAAATGCCATCGCGGAAGGGGGATTTTCCTGCATCTATGTTGCCACTGATGTTGTGCAACCATCCAAACAATATGCCCTGAAGCACGTGATCTGCAATGATGATGATTTGTTGGATCTCATCATGAAGGAGATCTCTGTGATGAAGCTGCTCAGAGGACACCCAAATGTTGTTGCTCTTGTGGCACACACCATATTGGACATGGGCAGGAGGAAGGAAGCATTGCTTGTAATGGAGTTCTGTGAGAAGTCTCTGGCTACTTTGCTGGAAAACAGAGGGTCTGGATACTTTGAGGAGAAACAGGTCCTCTTGATTTTTAGAGATGTTTGCAATGCAGTGCATTTCATGCATTCCCAATCACCACCCATAGCCCACAG GGATTTAAAAGCTGAAAATGTTCTTCTAGGACCTGATGGAGCTTGGAAGTTATGTGACTTTGGCAGCACCTCAACCAATCACAAATGCTTTGACAAGCCTGAAGAGATGGGGATTGAAGAAGACAATATCAGAAAGTACACAACTCCTGCATATAGGGCCCCTGAG ATGTGGGATCTGTTTAGAAGGGAAGTTATATGCGAGAAAGTGGACATCTGG GCTCTTGGATGCCTTCTATACCGAATCTGCTTCCTTAAATCTGCATTTGATGGTGAATCAAAGCTTCAAGTCTTGAATGGGAACTATCGCATACCTGACGTACCAAAGTACAGTTCTGCATTGACCGATCTGATCAAGGATATGCTCAAGGCTTCTCCAAACACCAGGCCAGGCATCACGCAG GTCTGGTTTCGTGTTAATGAACTACTTCCTTTGGAGTTGAAAAAGCACTTACCTGATGGCTCTAGTGGAGCTGTTGAAATGCATCCACCTCCTTCAGGTTCTCAAGATCAAG GTGTTCCAAGAAAGACCACTTTGATGCCTCGAAGGGGCCTTGCTTCGGTACCATCATCACGGGAATCCGACAAGGAGATGCGTCAGACCAAACCCTTTCAAGATGCTCCAAAGACAGGTCGTGGGGCGCTTGGTGCATTCTGGTCCACTGAACATGCAAAGGATTCTGCAGTTGTTGATAACAAAGATCCCCACTTCGATGAACCGATCAAACAATCAGCATCGACTCAGAATCGCAATACAAGTGTTTGCAAAGTTAGCCCTCCAAGGGAAAGACATGTTTATCTTCGGAATCAAGTCAGGATTGAACAAGCGGACCCTGTGAAGAGGCCAGATGAACGCACTGGTGAGGACTTTGAGATCAAATTTTTCCGAGAGATGAAACAAAGTTCCAACCCAGAGAAGAAACCAGCTTTTGAGAATGAGACATTTAATACTTTTGTGGCTGATTTCGGTACTGGCAAGTTGAACTCCAAGAACATTACCGGTGATAATATACCACATAAAAGAGAGCTAGAAGCAGAAGTTGACCAGCTAAAAGGGCAGCTGAAGCAGGCCAACTTGGAGAAAACTGAAATTACATCCAGATATGAAAAGCTCTCCGCAGTTTGCCGTTCCCAACGACAAGAGATACAGGAATTGAAGCATGCTCTTGCAGCAGCAAGTCCATCACCACCGGGCAAAGACAGCACAAAGAACCATGAGCATCCTGGGAGCCTGCAGTCCATAACTCCG CCGAGGATGAAGATTGAAGGAACTGTGTGGGAACTCCAGCAAGGAATGATGCACCCTTCTCCATCACCTAGACCCGAGACAAAGACGTGGAATGCTTTCGGGGCAACCAATGGCCATCAAAATGTTATGTCGGCCGTGAATCCCTCAACAGATCTGTGGGGCTTCAATTTGGGGAGTTTTACAGCTTCGTCTGGTTCGCAGATATCTGGGAACTCTGCTCAAGGAAATGCTTCCATGAGGACTAACAGTGGGGCAACAAAGAAGGCAGATGCAAACCAGCCCGCCGGATGGGCCGGTTTCTAA